The genomic segment AAACCCTGTTATGACCAATGTGTCCGGCGGAGTGATGCACCAACTATTTCCGGAGTCTCACATTGGCAGCCCTTTGAAACCACAAACCGAGCCTGCAAATGTTGTGGGAATTATGCACCGTAGCTAACAGGCTATGATACTCTGTGTCGCACGTACATGGGACTGGACAAAAACAACTCGCCTGTAAAATATAATGAGGTCCAGGGCAGCAGCCATGCCATTAAGGCGACCAACGTGAAGCTTCTAACACGCAGTCTTTCTCGAATTTTAGTTGGTTCAAATCTGTACATGGTTTTGAGGGTGTTGTGGTGCTTTGCAATATATATTCTAGggtattttcttttattttgtccaaaccCTAAGCACAACTTCAAAGAACTTTTGTAGTACCCAAATATTAACAGTGTATCCCATTTAAGGTGAACATAACAACATGGAACCTTGTAAAGTATAATGGAATAATACTCAGGGAAGCTTATGATGTGCAGTATTTGTTGAGAATATACCAGAGAAGGGTCAGTTCAGCTCTGTGGTGATTTTGTAGGGCATTTAATGATATGCTAAAGTGCtcctattattttgtccccTGATGAACAAGCGCTTGAATTGGAATTAGAAAGGTGCCATCAGCTTAAACCAGCAGCAGACATAATGCACTAATTTTGAGGAGCCAGTTGTGCGCAAGAACTTCTAATTTCATGGTAGGAATGACCAGTTAGTGATGTCAAATTTTAAGTTAATAGCGATGTGGACAAAAAATGTACCTACCTCCAATATTTGCTTGGTTCTGTACAGATGTTTATGGACAAAGGATTTTGGAGGTGCCAGCAGAAATTTAAGCAAGCAACTAGATCACATTTTGTACTTCACACAGCTCCACATGTTTCACTCCTCCTGAGATAAAACAGGCCTATTTTTGCCCAACCTTTGAAACCAACTAAATCGATAGTACCTATGTTCTTTAGAAAGTGGTGGTGCTGAGTAATAAGCGACAGTAGTTGAACAGATATCTAACATTCAGGTTCTCCATAGCGGTGTATACTGGCCCTATTCCAACACTGCTCTGACTTTCTGTCATAGCATCATATGATATTCCCAGATGGAAGCAAACTGCAAACTAACCTCCAGTGGTTCTCTCTTCTCAGACTTGATCCCAGTCATATCGACCAAGTCAGTCGACCCCGACACCATTTTTGCCAACAACGAGATGAGCCTGCGCGACACAGAGATCTACGGCTTCGACTATGACTACACCCTGGCCTTCTACTCCAGCCACCTCCACACCCTCATTTTCAACATAGCGAGGGACATCCTCATCGCAAAACACAGGGTGTGTGCAGTGTGTCACTCTTTTAAACCTGTCacttcaaatatatttttgttccaGATACATACAGAGGGACAATATATGACCATATGCGTTCCTTTATCTGTCATGTTGTCCTTCAtatcaaattcagatttttttgttgttgtttttttgtccaataGTATCCAGAGGGTCTGCGAAAGTACGAGTATATTCCAAATTTTGCTGTTAGAGGACTTCATTATGACGTTCAGAAGGTGAGAAGGTCTTTTCTTGTCTAACTCGAAAAATGGACACATTTGGTTTAAAGACATTTTGCATGTATTGAACTGTAAGCTCGGTGTGTGGatcatttttgtgaaaacattaaatgatttGCAACAGGCACTGCTGATGAAGATAGATGCTTTTCACTACATCCAGTTGGGAACTGTATACAGGTATCTGTTCAGTGTATTACACCAGGGTGGGgggtaaaatataaaatttaaccGACACTAAGTGAGTATAAAATGGTTTTTCACACCATGTAAGCAACAGACGTAgacagttaaaaatgtttaatgtataGTTAAGGCAATCATTCAACATTCAACATAGGCTGAAGTTTTTACAGTTCTAACTTTTTTGTGGTTTACACACGCTACTAATAAAGCACAATGAATCCTATTGTCGTCGAAGGGTCTGTAATATTTCATGCTTCTCCTACAGAGGTCTTCATCCAGTTCCTGATGAGGAAGTAATTGCCATGTATGAAGGTTGTCACGTACCTCTAGAGATCATGAGCGACTTCTACGGCAAGGTGATGAGCACTCCGACACCTGTCTGCATGaacacaggtacacacatgcaaaaacagcaGAATATAATTATGTCAGTCACTGTCCTGCAGAGTTCCCATGGCCACACCATGAAGCAGTTCATGGACATATTCTCCCTGCCTGAGATGACCCTCCTATCCTGTGTCAATGACTTCTTCATGAGGCACAATATCGACTATGAGCCAGTCCATCTCTACAAAGACGTAAAGGTGAACTCTCTTCTTATCATTCTACCTTCGTTCATCagtgttttgggaaattatgATCGGATGACTCAGAATCACTCTCCTTTTTCCCTGATGTAATATCCCAGAGGCCagtgtgtatatacataaaaTCCAGCCATATATACATGAATctcaatgtatttacatgtttCCAGTGTGCCATGATACTCCAGCCATTCGATGCCGTCTTAATTTTAGCTCTTGAGAACTGGTGTCTAATTTTAGTCGAGCCAGCCCGCCTCCAGCCATCTGTGTCTGTTCACAGGTGGCTCTGCTACTTCAGAGGGAGAGGGGCGAGAAATTAGCGCTGTGTTCTCCCTTTGAGGGCAGCTATCATGCTGGTCCTGTCTATTCTGTGTGACATCGCAGCATTTTTGACAGATCGCTGTCATTAAAGGCCCCCTCACACACTCTGTTCCACGAGCGCCTCTCCTATCTTTTCAAGGACACCCtccttaatcttttttttttttcttttcaagcctgatttattattcattatgaagcctttcatttttttaaagtttattttcctttgaCTTTTGTGAACATCAAAAAGGCTTTGTATTTGAAAAACTTCCTTTAAGTTTATCCTTACTTCTCCGTCTCTGTTCACTCATTCCGCGATTCAAAAGCACAAGataaacagatgaaaatgtggtgaaaagtttctctctgtctcacagaAGTAACTAAATTCCAGGATGTGTTTTCTTCATGTTTAATTTGTATGCACAGATGCACTTTCTTCATGCTTCCAAGTCAATCGTTTATATACAGAGCAACGTGTTGCTGCATGAGCTGAATGTTAACATTGTGTCACTGAAGTCAAGACTTCCAGGCTGAGATCTGTgtactttttcctcctcatAGGAAGCCATTAGAGATGTTCACGTCAAGGGCATTATGTACCGAGCTGTGGAGGCAGATATTGGTAATGCTGTTTGATTTATAATACTTTGTTCTATCTAGTGTAAGAGAAATTATACTGCCACATCTGAGTTGTTGCAAAGAGATGAAAAGGTTATTAGAATTATATCAATACCACCCACACCAACcccttccctcttcctctttttttctgcctttctctgttttctcgTTTTTCAGAGAAATACATTTGCTATGGTGAGCAAAGCCACGCTGTGCTGAAGAAGCTGTCAGAGCATGGAAAAAAGATGTTCCTCATTACCAATAGCCCCTTTGACTTTGTGTAAGTGTGAGCAAACAGAGTGCAAGTGCTTCTTGGCATGGCTAATTAAAAATCCTGTGTACTTGGGTACAAACAGTTAATTGGTTCCAATGCATAATGCCCCAACTTTTATGGATGGGCATAAAAGTACTTGTAATTCATTGTAAGTCACTGACTGTGAGACTCTTTTGAATTCAGGgttgtttgcaaaaaaaatgaacagctaTGTATGTCCAACCTTAAAAGGCTTCCCAGTAACCAAAGACATAAGACTTATGTCCTCGATTTAATAGTTTGATACATCCAGTCATCAAAGCAGCAAAACGTGCCTTAGCCAGATTGAAAATAACATGGCTTCTGTTTCTTTGAGTTTTGTTTAAAGTCACACTAACATAGTCAAAGATGGACATATTATTGCTGGTATCTGCGTCACTGTCACTCTGTGCTGTGCCTTCAGCTCAAGTGTTTGTCATTTCACCCGCACGATGGGCTTTAAGATGTTGCTGACAAGGTAAATTCACAAATGTTTGTCTCCCTTAGGGACCGAGGAATGAGCTACATTGTAGGGAAGGACTGGAGGGACCTGTTTGATGTTGTTATTGTTCAGGCCGACAAACCTAGTTTCTTCAATGACCGGAGAAAGTAAGTCTGTTTGTAGTCCACAGCTTATACTATGTCCATGTTATGCCTCTTATATCCCAGTAGGGGTCTCACTGTACCACACGGCCAGCAGTCACCAGTAGGCCTTGTACACTATTTGTAATCAGAATGTCcattggtgtatgtgtgttttggagcTGTTAATATTATAAAGTGGGTAAGATTTGTCTTTGCGTAATCTTTCCTAGACCTTTCAGGCGAGTGACAGACAAAGGTGCGTTGCTGTGGGACCGGATTCACAGGTTGGAAAAAGGGCAGATCTACAAACAGGTGTTGTGCCAGGAAATGACCATGTCATGCCAGTTAATTATTTCTGACAAATATTTCATGCACACGCCTAGATGAAACAcatggttgattttttttttttttttttctctttaatgtgtgtttgatcaCTTTAGGGAAACCTTTATGAGTTCCTGAGACTCACTGGCTGGAGAGGATCCAAAGTGCTCTACTTTGGAGATCACATCTACAGTGACTTGGCAGTAAGCAGCACCCAGACATATGTACATCAAAGGGCTAATTATAACTACTCAAACCACTGTGGTATGAAAGATCATACTATCATGAACACAGAGGGGAGCCCTGCTTTGACCGTGCTCcattaaagattttatttaagACTGACTCTTTACACCCAACAGTCTAAATCTTTACGTTCTGTTACAAAGTGCACATAGTGAAATACTGAGCGACTGCTGGAAATGGAATATTGATAGTAAAATAAGTGGGTTGAAAATGTAATTCCTCATGGATTAAACCACAGTTAGTGTAGCTGTGCACTGGCTGACAGACATTTTAATGAGTGTCAGTGTCACAGCTACCACATCTTCAGTAGCAAGTATCACTGCACCTGACTGACCTCCTTATGCCTGATGCCTAGCAACTTGGCAACAGCAGCCCTGTTTGTTCTGCACTGAACAAACTACAGTAACTAGCATCTTGCTAATTTAGAGATATGGAACACTGCGTGTGTCGTTTACTCTAACCACAGCTAACAGTCAGCCTCACTGGCTGTAGGATGAGATCATTACTGTAAGTGGACACAGAGCAGAAGCTTCTCTGAATTACTAAGGCCTTACaggggtgggagggagggatggagcgatattttctttttttcctttatacaGTTTGATAAAAGAATCCAAATACACAGAATTGGAAAGGATGTCCTCATTACTCTGATCcatttcaactttgttttttaatctcatgTTTGCCTTTTGGAACAGATACACTTCAGTTTTAATTGGTGTTTTCTGCACTGGCCACCTAACAGGCTTCTCTACACTACGGCCTTGGGCACATAATTGCAACCAGAGGGATTAAGGCTCGAAGtctattttctttcatctcatgTGCAACTAAATTGACTGTATGTTGGGCTTTGAGTGCTGTTTAGTGCATCTGAGTATGCAATAGCTCTGTGactgcatgtatgtatgtgccgTAAGCTTGAAACTCCAGTGTATGATATGTAGAGGtccactgtgttttgttttttttttctctttaatgtgtgtttgatcaCTTTAGGGAAACCTTTATGAGTTCCTGAGACTCACTGGCTGGAGAGGATCCAAAGTGCTCTACTTTGGAGATCACATCTACAGTGACTTGGCAGTAAGCAGCACCCAGACATATGTACATCAAAGGGCTAATTATAACTACTCAAACCACTGTGGTATGAAAGATCATACTATCATGAACACAGAGGGGAGCCCTGCTTTGACCGTGCTCcattaaagattttatttaagACTGACTCTTTACACCCTAAATCTTTACGTTCTGTTACAAAGTGCACATAGTGAAATACTGAGCGACTGCTGGAAATGGAATATTGATAGTAAAATAAGTGGGTTGAGAATGTAATTCCTCATGGATTAAACCACAGTTAGTGTAGCTGTGCACTGGCTGACAGACATTTTAATGAGTGTCAGTGTCACAGCTACCACATCTTCAGTAGCAAGTATCACTGCACCTGACTGACCTCCTTATGCCTGATGCCTAGCAACTTGGCAACAGCAGCCCTGTTTGTTCTGCACTGAACAAACTACAGTAACTAGCATCTTGCTAATTTAGAGATATGGAACACTGCGTGTGTCGTTTACTCTAACCACAGCTAACAGTCAGCCTCACTGGCTGTAGGATGAGATCATTACTGTAAGTGGACACAGAGCAGAAGCTTCTCTGAATTACTAAGGCCTTACaggggtgggagggagggatggagcgatattttctttttttcctttatacaGTTTGATAAAAGAATCCAAATACACAGAATTGGAAAGGATGTCCTCATTACTCTGATCcatttcaactttgttttttaatctcatgTTTGCCTTTTGGAACAGATACACTTCAGTTTTAATTGGTGTTTTCTGCACTGGCCACCTAACAGGCTTCTCTACACTACGGCCTTGGGCACATAATTGCAACCAGAGGGATTAAGGCTCGAAGtctattttctttcatctcatgTGCAACTAAATTGACTGTATGTTGGGCTTTGAGTGCTGTTTAGTGCATCTGAGTATGCAATAGCTCTGTGactgcatgtatgtatgtgccgTAAGCTTGAAACTCCAGTGTATGATATGTAGAGGtccactgtgttttgtttttttttgttttttttttaatatactcaGACCTCCAGCCAAACAAACAGTTTCCTAAATCATTGAAAAATCATACTGTATACGGTATTTTGGGTTCAAGGCTGGTCTTCTGGTCATTTGTTCTGCAGGATCTGACGCTGAAACATGGCTGGAGAACAGGTGCCATCATCCCTGAGCTGCGGAAAGAGATCAAGATTATGAACACAGAGCAGTATGTGCACATGATGACCTGGCTACAGGCACTGACTGGACTTATTGAACAGATGCAGGTCAAGAAGCTTAACAAAAACTTTTGTCAGTCTTCCATGCAGCATttcctctttcatctttttgtctCTAACCTCAGCTTTTTGTGCTTAACTTCTATGCACTGCTCAAACTCAAACAGGTACACAGAGATCCGGCATCTCAAGCTGTCGTTGAGGAGTggattagagagagagaagccatgaGGTAATGGAGAGAATTACTTTGGTATTCATGAGCAGTTTTGATAATATACTGAGCTCTTGTAGAACTGATCTAACCGTATGCTTATggtatgaatgtgttttaatcGCAGGCCACAGACGAAGGACATCTTCAACGCGCAGTTTGGGAGTCTTTTCCGAACATACCACAACCCCACTTACTTCTCACGCCGGCTGTCGCGCTTTGCTGACATCTACATGGCCACCATCAGCTGCCTGCTCAACTACGACTTCCAGCACACCTTTTTCCCCCGCCGTACTCCCCTGCAGCATGAGTCCCACATCTGGCCTGAACACAGCCCCGATGGCCTGAGCATCTCCTCAAAGCTCCACAAGTCCAAAGCAGAGTCcgattagagagagagagagagagagagatagagagagagatagagagacactgttcaaaaataaagaacaggATTGAATGATCTCCATTGCTGATTTAAACTTAACTAAACTTTTGAGATAAGGCATTTTAGAAGATGAATGCCACATTTTAAGTTACAACTGGTAACAATCATGTAAACTGTTGATGTTTATTAAGCTTTAAACTAGTTAGTTATGTATATCCTTTCAAATAATTCAGTGGATTTAGTGCTTCTTAAACCAAATGGCTATGACAGAACAAACATACTgacaatttcattttaatcatacatattttgtattttagatttttatttgggACATTGAaggcactgatttttttttgtggcgcTGAATGTGtacttgtgtctgtgtatgagaAAGGTTTGTAGTGAAAGATTACATGAAGGTGATGCATTTACACAGTTTAAACAATAGGGGGCAGTCACACATCAAGTCTATCATGGTGAGTCTCTAGCATGAATTGTAACCCCTCTTTAAAGATtatctttgccttttttctcctttgcatTTGTAAAACTGTCGATTTGTAAGACTGTTGGCGAAATACTCAGATGTGACATTTGCATTACAAACTCTGTTGCCTTAATATCTTCTTCACATAACTgcaatgtatatatttttgtaatagcCTAATATTATTTATGGTAATCAAGCTTTTCAAATGTTGCCAGCAAGCCTTTTGgtacatttaattttgaactGCATAttgtgatacacacacattgatgttcacagatgttttcttttaataattttcacACAACACAGCCTGTATGTCTCATTTAGGCAGAAGAGAAATGCTAATTGTCAGGAAGCAATAGAGCATTATGGCTATATTTAGCATGGGTGTTGCTATTTGATCTGTGAAGGCAGCACTGAGTTTGTCACTTTTTggagaaaatgtgtgaaatcCTGTAACACATGCTGGGACGTAGGCTGGAGGAGGATGTGTTTCATATTTAAGATGGAATTGAAgagtttttaatgaatttgaaaaaagggAATTCTTAAATACCAGTGGCCACAACCAAGACCTCATGgtctattttatttatctgtctcAGTAGTTTTAAATATGTCtttatgaaatgtatttctattttactatttattaaaatggaaatggctTACTGATCGTAGCCCATTGCTTATGTCATTATTGAAAAGCACTATGCTTTTTACTTTGCTATTGGCCGTATGAACAACAAAACGACGTTTTCATAATTGGAAAATTCATTTTGAGGACTAATTGATTCCTTGTTGAAAACTCTTCAACTTTCCAATTACCATTATAGCAGTGGGTTTGTTGGGATTAATCCCTCCAAATCGTGTTACGGACCAATTTCTCTTATTGCATTTGGGGCTTTCTCTAACAGGTGCACAATCTGAGATCTTAGAAATGAGAAAAGCCGAGTGGTTTGACAGGGATCAGAAATGATAAGATCAATGACGCTGTGTCCTGAGCTGAGCAGAGTGTCTGTGGGTTAGGTCTCTGGCCTCACAACTGTTCCACCTGGACTTCATGTAGGCACCATGGACAGCAACAGCACACTGTGGAGCTCCGGCCCTCATCCTCCGTCCATCCACACCGAGGTGGTGACCGTGGCGCCCACCGTCTTCCCTCGGGTGGGCTACAGTATACTTTCTTTCCTCATGTTCATCAACACGGTATTATCAGTTTTTAACAACGGTCTCGTCATAACCGTGATGCTGAGGAATCCGTCTCTCCTCCAGCCAATGAACGTTTTTATCCTCAGCCTCGCTGTGTCCGACCTCATGATAGGGCTGTGCGGCTCCTTGGTCGTCACCATCACTAACTACCAAGGCTCTTTCTTCATTGGCCACAAAGCCTGCGTGTTTCAAGGATTTGCTGTCAATTATTTTGGTAAGTGGAGATGTGAGGCAGTAGTTTGATTTATATTGTCCTTTGAGACATTGACggtgttgttttctctgtgcttgGAGGTCTGTCATGCTAAAAACATTATACATAGGCTGAAATGCCGCCTTATTGTTCCTTCAGTTTATCACTGAATAAATTCTGgctttacaaaaatgttttgggtCTTTGTTGGGTGGTTTTTGAAGAAGAAGTATTTTAGATCTTTCAGATGggtctttcttaaaaaaatcccttcttgactttggaaagaATAAATTTTAATCCAAAGTACACGTGGTAGCTTTGTGCAGAGCTTTCAACAACACCTCATGGTCTTCTGTGGAGATCTTGGGGATGCTCTGcgtgacaactgagcaaactacATTCTCTAAGAAGGACCTTAAGATGCAGTTAAAAtgtccagaaaaagctagtaagtggaccttgagctaagactttctttttttttttaatttgttttgctttcccAGGTCTGGTGTCTCTTTGCACTCTGACCCTGCTTGCCTACGAGCGGTACAACGTGGTTTGTAAGCCAAAAGCTGGTTTAAAGTTGAGCATGCGGAGAAGCCTCATCGGGCTACTATTTGTCTGGGTCTTCTGCTTGTTTTGGGCTGTGACTCCGTTACTCGGCTGGAGCTCTTACGGACCCGAGGGAGTCCAGACCTCCTGCTCTCTGGCCTGGGAGGAGAGATCGTGGAGCAACTACAGCTATCTCATCCTCTACACACTTCTCTGCTTCATTTTCCCTGTTGCAGTCATCATCTACTGCTACTCCAAGGTGCTCACATCCATGACTAGGGTGAGTTTAGTATGGCTTCTGCATATTTATCACACTTTAACACCATTAAAACAAGATTTGAAAACTCAaacctccgtcctcatctgtTTGCAATCTACCACCTACAGACTCAAATGAGTTATTAGCTTTTAATGGGtttcaaatctgttttctgcttgTAGCTGAACAGGAGTGTGGAGCGCCAGGGTGGGCGGTCCAGCCAAAAGGAGAATGATCATGCCATCAGTATGGTCCTGGCCATGATTgtagctttttttgtttgctggcTGCCCTACACGGCGTTGTCAGTGGTGGTAGTTGTGGATCCAGAGCTCTACATCCCTCCACTAGTTGCAACCATGCCCATGTACTTCGCCAAGACCAGTCCTGTCTATAATCCGATCATCTACTTCCTTTCCAACAAACAGGTAAGCAGCTGAAGTGTGTACCTACTGTGTAAATGAGACGCAAAGGTTGAGTGTGAACAAAGATAAGAAGCACAGGAGTTACATAACTGCATGTCTTGATGTCTGAAATGAATGCTCATCTGTGTTCAACAGTTCCGTGATTGTGCTCTGGAGGTGCTGTCATGCGGCCACTACATTCCCCACGGGCCCACCAGCGTCAGCATCAACATGCATCCCTTGAACAGGAGGAGCCAAGTGACTTCCTTGAGCAGGAATTTCAACATGCCCAGCAAGGTGTTGCCTCTGTGACTTTCCCCggtgaaaaacaaagaagctgCCATGGTCGTCAGTGTTTGTTGGTGCCTCATCAAGGACACAGACCTGCACGGGCTCATTGTCTTTTACAGAGGTCTTCACTTTAGCTGGATGAGAACAGAGCAGCTCAGAGACTTGTAGCTGATATTCagagggtggacaaaataacagggaAACCTTAGTATATGAAgcaatgcaatccaatacaataCCACTGAAAAAgtgcttattttcttttgtttcttttgtatcttttgttttgttgaatcTCTTTTTCAGACTACTTTGTTCTGGCATTTTATTGAACTGCATTATATTGGTGGTGTTCCTGTAGTTATTATCCATCCCTTTTTTAGAACAAAAAGATTAATCattcagatggtttcatttctgTGATTTGTTTAGGTCAATAAACTGTTACCTTTTTCATATTGAtgtttgcaggtgtgtgtgtgtgtgtgtgtgtgtgtgtgtgtgtgtgtgcgtgtttgtgcttgtgtgtgtgtgtgtgtgtgtgtgtgtgtgtgtgtgtgtgtgtgtgtgtgtgtgtgtgtgcatgtgggaaACTAGCCAAAaagagcacttttttttttttttttcatttatatgcatttttaacaaaactgGTTCATTCAAATGCAACCggactgcagagagagacagtgaggaaGTCCTTTGAGGAAACCTTTGACCCCCGACTTTTGTGTttcttcataaataaaatgcactgGTCTCGGTTTTTGTGTAGTG from the Xiphias gladius isolate SHS-SW01 ecotype Sanya breed wild chromosome 8, ASM1685928v1, whole genome shotgun sequence genome contains:
- the nt5dc3 gene encoding 5'-nucleotidase domain-containing protein 3, with the protein product MAPLSLPLSSLLKHKDCLQKANVFCNVLKGSQHRPFRSCSWKRNFGAAHRGVGQLLSRRPRAKNYAASVCSGSSDGQGMTERLWSVYNETKRQTEDLIPVISTKSVDPDTIFANNEMSLRDTEIYGFDYDYTLAFYSSHLHTLIFNIARDILIAKHRYPEGLRKYEYIPNFAVRGLHYDVQKALLMKIDAFHYIQLGTVYRGLHPVPDEEVIAMYEGCHVPLEIMSDFYGKSSHGHTMKQFMDIFSLPEMTLLSCVNDFFMRHNIDYEPVHLYKDVKEAIRDVHVKGIMYRAVEADIEKYICYGEQSHAVLKKLSEHGKKMFLITNSPFDFVDRGMSYIVGKDWRDLFDVVIVQADKPSFFNDRRKPFRRVTDKGALLWDRIHRLEKGQIYKQGNLYEFLRLTGWRGSKVLYFGDHIYSDLADLTLKHGWRTGAIIPELRKEIKIMNTEQYVHMMTWLQALTGLIEQMQVHRDPASQAVVEEWIREREAMRPQTKDIFNAQFGSLFRTYHNPTYFSRRLSRFADIYMATISCLLNYDFQHTFFPRRTPLQHESHIWPEHSPDGLSISSKLHKSKAESD
- the parietopsin gene encoding parietopsin; amino-acid sequence: MDSNSTLWSSGPHPPSIHTEVVTVAPTVFPRVGYSILSFLMFINTVLSVFNNGLVITVMLRNPSLLQPMNVFILSLAVSDLMIGLCGSLVVTITNYQGSFFIGHKACVFQGFAVNYFGLVSLCTLTLLAYERYNVVCKPKAGLKLSMRRSLIGLLFVWVFCLFWAVTPLLGWSSYGPEGVQTSCSLAWEERSWSNYSYLILYTLLCFIFPVAVIIYCYSKVLTSMTRLNRSVERQGGRSSQKENDHAISMVLAMIVAFFVCWLPYTALSVVVVVDPELYIPPLVATMPMYFAKTSPVYNPIIYFLSNKQFRDCALEVLSCGHYIPHGPTSVSINMHPLNRRSQVTSLSRNFNMPSKVLPL